Proteins from a single region of Arctopsyche grandis isolate Sample6627 chromosome 1, ASM5162203v2, whole genome shotgun sequence:
- the LOC143917829 gene encoding uncharacterized protein LOC143917829, translating into MVEYIKNARKILVERILGSEMDMAPEKPSFDRVQYSKLMETLVKNGFDNRDIRIIKNLYWHQKGAVKVDDTLTADIKIHREVRQGCKLSPILFNIYSENIFREALNEVSDGITINGQTINNIRYADDTVILRDSMESLQKLIDKVNAARCWLNDQWDHSQEIKIRIEMARNAFFKMRDLLCNRDFNLDLRMRILHCYVLSVLIYGVESWTMTQATEKKLAAFEMWCFRRMLRIPWVDRVRNEEVLKRISYCRGNYKGKEALVEDASHGWAISVDGTNVTPQHFSGQPWIERRYMS; encoded by the exons ATggtagaatatataaaaaatgcgaGGAAAATATTAGTAGAACGCATTTTGGGATCAGAAATGGATATGGCACCAGAGAAGCCCT CTTTTGACAGAGTTCAATATTCCAAACTAATGGAAACTTTAGTCAAAAATGGTTTTGACAATAGAGAtattagaattattaaaaatctcTACTGGCACCAAAAGGGTGCAGTCAAGGTCGATGACACTCTGACAGCAGACATAAAAATACACAGAGAGGTACGACAAGGATGCAAACTCTCTCCGATCCTTTTCAACATATACTCGGAAAATATATTCAGAGAGGCACTGAATGAGGTTTCAGATGGGATAACCATAAATGGGCAGACTATTAATAACATTCGTTATGCTGACGACACAGTCATTCTTAGGGACAGCATGGAAAGCTTGCAAAAATTAATCGATAAAGTTAACGCGGCTA gatGCTGGTTGAACGACCAATGGGACCATTCACAAGAGATTAAAATCAGAATAGAGATGGCGCGAAACGCTTTCTTCAAGATGCGTGATCTCCTCTGCAATAGAGATTTCAATCTTGACCTAAGGATGAGAATTCTACACTGCTACGTTCTATCAGTACTTATTTATGGGGTCGAATCCTGGACCATGACTCAAGCTACAGAGAAAAAGCTGGCagcatttgaaatgtggtgtttcaGGAGAATGTTGAGGATCCCCTGGGTGGACAGAGTCCGAAATGAAGAAGTATTGAAACGAAT CTCATATTGCAGGGGAAATTACAAGGGAAAAGAAGCGTTGGTAGAAGACGCATCTCATGGATGGGCAATCTCCGTGGATGGTACCAATGTGACTCCACAACACTTTTCAGGGCAACCATGGATAGAGAGAAGATATATGTCATGA